CGGCGGGGACGGGAAGGAGTCGTTCGCCGTCCTCAAGGAGGTGCAGACCAACCCCCGAACCGACCAGGTGACCCACGTCGACTTCTACGAGGTGGCGCTCGGTCAGAAGTTCCGCGTCGAGGTGCCGATCCGGATCCGCGGGAAGGCGGCGGGCATCGAGCTGGGCGGCATCCTCGAAGTGGTCATGCGCAGCCTCGAGGTCGAGTGCACGCCGGACCAGGTGCCCGAGTTCATCGAGGCCGACGTCAGCTCCCTCGGCATCGGGCAATCGCTGTCGCTCGGAAACCTCCAGTTCCCGCCGGGCGTCGTCCCCACGGAGAAGGACCTGAAGATGCCCGTCGCGGCGGTCCACACGCCGAAGGCCGAAGCGGCCCCGGCGGCGGTCGAGGCGGTCGAAGGCGAGGCGGCAGAGGGCGCAAGCGTGGCGGAGGGCGGCGAGAAGGAAGAGGCCGCGAAAGAGCCCGCGAAGAAGGAAAAGAAGGAAAAGTAAGGAGAGCAGCCCACGCGCCTCGTCGTCGGACTGGGGAACCCGGGGCGGAAGTACCAGGCCACGC
This genomic window from Thermodesulfobacteriota bacterium contains:
- a CDS encoding 50S ribosomal protein L25; this encodes MAMMELAAERRRDTGKEINRKRRAAGRVPGVIYGRGLETRSIEFERKPLEKFLDTARRGTVIVKMTVRDGGDGKESFAVLKEVQTNPRTDQVTHVDFYEVALGQKFRVEVPIRIRGKAAGIELGGILEVVMRSLEVECTPDQVPEFIEADVSSLGIGQSLSLGNLQFPPGVVPTEKDLKMPVAAVHTPKAEAAPAAVEAVEGEAAEGASVAEGGEKEEAAKEPAKKEKKEK